The Candidatus Margulisiibacteriota bacterium DNA segment GAAACATGACTCATTCATCAATCCGACCGATGACGGCGGCATTATTATGGAATTTTCCGGCAAACAGCTGATCAAGGGCGAGCCGGACGCTTCGTCTTTTCCCAGCGGGGGCTTGCGCGCGACGTTTGAAGCGCGCGGCTACACAGCCTGGGACTGCACTTCGCCGGTTTTCCTGAAAACGGACGCGGCGGGCGATGTCACGCTGTGCATACCAACGGCTTTTTGTTCTTATACCGGCCACGCGCTGGACAAAAAAACTCCGCTCCTGCGCTCGATGAACGCCGTGTCCAAACAGGCCTTGCGGGTCTTGAGAACTTTCGGCAATAAGACCGCGGTTTCCGTGCTGGCGACCGTCGGCCCCGAGCAGGAATATTTCCTCGTCGACAAAAAATATTATCTGGAACGTCTCGACCTCATCATGGCCGGCCGCACATTATTCGGCGCGCCGTCGCCCAAAGGCCAGGAGCTGGAAGACCAGTATTTTGGCGCGATCAAAGACCGCGTATCCGCTTTTATGAAAGACCTCGACATTGAGCTGTGGAAAATGGGCATTCTGGCCAAGACCAAGCACAACGAAGTCGCGCCCAGCCAGTTCGAGATCGCGCCGGTTTTTTCCACGACCAATATCGCCGCCGATCACAATCAGCTCCTCATGGAGACCATTCAGAAGATCGCCCTGCGTCACGGCATGATCTGTCTGCTACACGAGAAACCTTACGCCGGCATCAACGGCAGCGGCAAGCACAATAACTGGTCGTTGTCCACGGACGACGGCCAAAATCTGCTGGAGCCGGGCAAGACCCCCGAACAGAACAGCCAGTTTTTGGCTTTCTGCGCCGCGGTCATCAAAGCCGTCGACACACACGCGGACATCCTGCGCGCCACCTGCGCCACCAGCGGCAACGACCATCGCCTGGGCGCCAACGAAGCGCCGCCCGGCATTATCTCAATTTTTTTAGGCGACCTGCTCACGGAAGTTTTGTTCGGCATCGCTTCCGGCAAAAAAATAAAAACCGGCGGCAAAGAATTTTTGAAAATCGGCGTGGACACTTTGCCCGCTCTGCCGCTGGATAATTCTGATCGCAACCGCACCTCGCCTTTTGCTTTTACTGGCAATAAATTTGAGTTCCGCATGGTCGGTTCCTCAGCGTCAATTTCCGGCCCTAATGTGGCGCTGAATACTATTGCCGCCGAAGCTCTGGACGAGCTGGCCGGCCGGCTGGAAAAAGCCAAAGATGTAAACGCGGAAGTCGCCGCCTACGTCAAGGAAGTCATCGAGAAACACGGCCGCGTGATCTTCAACGGCAACGGTTACACCGAGGAATGGCCGCAAGAAGCCGCCAAACGCGGGCTACCCAATGTGAAAAATTCGGTCGACGCTCTGAAGGCTTATCTGACGCCCCAAGCGCAAAAGTTATTCGAAAAATACGGCGTGTTGAGCAAAGAGGAATTACATTCCCGCTATGAAACTTATGTCGAACAGTATTACAAGCACATCAATATCGAAGCGCTGTGCGCTATCAAGATGAGCCGAACGCTGTACATACCGACCGCGCTGAAAGCCGCGGCCAAAGTGGCCGAAGAGACTACCGCCTTGAAAGTCGCGGGCGCGCCTACGGCTGTGGCGGAAAAACTGCTGGCCAAAGTCAGCAAACTGTTGGAAGCCATCGATCAAAAGACCGCGGTTCTTGAAACGGCCGCCGCCCAAGCCAAAGCCGCCGGCGACGCCACGGATCAGGCCACGCTCGCCCGCGATAAAGTGTTCACGGCCATTGCCGCCCTGCGCGAGAATGTAGACGCGCTGGAAGTTATCCTGCCCGCCGATCTCTGGCCGACGCCAACTTACGGCGATATGCTGTTTAAGCTGTAAATCAAAAAGTCGAAGCGTCGATTCGTCAGCGTCATTGGTCTGCGGCAGGGTGTCTAATGTCTATATCCATTTACGAAAGGCACACATTGTGATACAATGTGAATATGCGGTATGTTTGGGATGAGCAAAAAAATGCGTTATTAAAACAAACACGCCATATTTCTTTCGAGCAGGTTGTTCTGGCAATAGAAGAACGCAAAGTGGCCGATGTGTTGGACCACCCCAATCAAGAGAAATACAAAGGACAATTTTTTATACTGACAGAAGTAAATGGATATATATATGTGACGCCCGCAGAACTTACAGCGGAGGGTTATTTTCTGAAAACTATTTACCCCAGCCGCAAGTATACGCAAAAATATTTAAGAAAGGACTAAAAATGAAAAAAACAAAATTTTTGGACAAAGCGGAAAAAAAGCTGATCAACTCATTGGAAAAAGACGGCTGGCGGCCGGTAGGCGATTTGCAGGAGTGGCAAGAAAAATTGGCTAAAGCTGCGACTGCTACTTTGACTAAAGACCAGCGCATGAATATTCGTGTAACGCAAAGCGACCTGGCTGGCATTAAATTGCGCGCGGTTGAAGAAGGCTTGCCTTATCAGACGCTGATTTCCAGTATTATTCATAAATATCTGACTGGCCGGTTAGTAGACAGCAAAATACACGCTTAATTTTTCCGCGCCTAATTTACGCTAAGCGTTTTACCTGCCACGGCCTTTGGCGTACAGCAGCAGATAAAAATACAGAAAGAAAAAGACCAGCGCCAGATAAATGATCAGCTCGCCGAAATAAGTGTAAACTGTTTTTTCCGTCAGCAGAACTGTCTCCGTGGTCAAAAATTCTTTGGCGTCGATCTCGGACATTCGCAGGATGCGTCCGCGGTTGTCAATGAGCGCCGAACGGCCGGTATTCGCGGACTGCGCGGTATAACGGTTGTTTTCCACCGCGCGCAGGACAGCGTAACTCAAATGCATATCCAGCAAAGGAGTGCGGCCAAACCAGGCGTCATTGGTCAGGATCAAGATCAGCCTGCCGCCGCCGCGGATCTGCTCGCGCAGCTGATACGGAAAAGTCGACTCAAAACAGACGGCCGCCGCATAGTCGCCGCCAGGATCAGCGCCGGTCTCTCCAGCGCTGTACTCGCTGTCAAAAAAACCAGTGTCCGCCACCAGCCAGTGCAGCAGTGGCTTGAACGGCAAATACTCGCCAAACGGCACTAAATATTTTTTGTCGTGCAGGACGGTCAGGCCGCCGTAACGATTGAACAAAACCACGGAATTATAGTAACGTCCGTCACCCGCGTCGCCCTGCCGCGGAATGCCGAAAACCAGCGAAAAATCCAGAGCGTCGCGCAGGGCAAACATAAATTCTTTATTGTGCAGTAAAAATTCACCCAAAATCGTTTCCGGCAGGACTAGCAGATCGGTCTTAGCATTCAAAGAAAAATCCCGTATATCCTCCAGGTAACTTTTTTTCAAGGCCGGCCAAAAAGTCTCGTCGAGTTTGACTTTTTGCGGGATAGCCGGCTGGAACACCGTCACCACTTTGTGGCTGTCATTCAGCTGCTGGTAAATGTCGTGCCAAGTTAAGCACAGACTGCTTAAACCCAGGCCAAAACCCAGCAAAACAAGCAGCGCGGCGGAAGCGCCCAGCCAAATTTTCTTTTCCGTTTTTTCCGCTGGCCAAAAACGCGCGGCCAGCGTTCCGCCAAAAACATTCAGAAAAACCAAAACAAAAGTTAGTCCGTACGGGCCGGTGTAACGCGCCAGCTGCAAAAACTCGGGGAATAAATACTGCGAGTAAGCCAAGCCGCCGAGCGTGAAACCAAAAACACCCAGCGAGCGCAGCCAGTCGAAAAACACCCAGGCAAAAGCATAAGCCGGCAAAGTCCAGAGCACACCGCTAAAATTTTGAGCAGGCGCGCTGCGCTGGACAAATTTGCCGAGCAGCGCCGCCGCGGCGCCAAAGAGCGCTTGAAAAAAAGCCAGCAGCAGCCAGCCCAAAATTATCAAAATCAAGGAGGAATATTCCGCCAGCACAAGCATGTGGCGCAGCAGCAGCAGATAAAAAAGCAGGCCAAATAACAGCGCGTAACCCAGGACGCCGCGGTAAGAGCGCGCGCGGCAGATCACCCAAAAGAACGGCATCAAGCTGATGAAAGCCAGATAAAAAAGTTTGTAGGGCGGAAAAGCTAGCGCGGTCAAGACCGCTGAAAAACTCACCAGAAAAATATTTAAAACAACCGGCATCAGTACTCCCTTATTTGCACATTGTAACTGATTATATTTAAGCCAGGCGGAATAACGCCGGGGCGGTCAGGCACATTATCCAGGTCTTCCGCTTTATTTGTATCTAAATGGATCAAACCCAGGCCGTCCATTAAACGCCGCGGCGAGCCAGCTGTGTCCTGAACGGTCAGTAAACCAAAATAAAAACTATCGCCTAATGCGGC contains these protein-coding regions:
- a CDS encoding glutamine synthetase III, which translates into the protein MGCCAEKPDITELFGSNVFNDKAMKERLPKDTYKALKKALVGQAELTPDVADVVANAIKDWAIEKGASHYTHWFQPLTNITAEKHDSFINPTDDGGIIMEFSGKQLIKGEPDASSFPSGGLRATFEARGYTAWDCTSPVFLKTDAAGDVTLCIPTAFCSYTGHALDKKTPLLRSMNAVSKQALRVLRTFGNKTAVSVLATVGPEQEYFLVDKKYYLERLDLIMAGRTLFGAPSPKGQELEDQYFGAIKDRVSAFMKDLDIELWKMGILAKTKHNEVAPSQFEIAPVFSTTNIAADHNQLLMETIQKIALRHGMICLLHEKPYAGINGSGKHNNWSLSTDDGQNLLEPGKTPEQNSQFLAFCAAVIKAVDTHADILRATCATSGNDHRLGANEAPPGIISIFLGDLLTEVLFGIASGKKIKTGGKEFLKIGVDTLPALPLDNSDRNRTSPFAFTGNKFEFRMVGSSASISGPNVALNTIAAEALDELAGRLEKAKDVNAEVAAYVKEVIEKHGRVIFNGNGYTEEWPQEAAKRGLPNVKNSVDALKAYLTPQAQKLFEKYGVLSKEELHSRYETYVEQYYKHINIEALCAIKMSRTLYIPTALKAAAKVAEETTALKVAGAPTAVAEKLLAKVSKLLEAIDQKTAVLETAAAQAKAAGDATDQATLARDKVFTAIAALRENVDALEVILPADLWPTPTYGDMLFKL
- the lnt gene encoding apolipoprotein N-acyltransferase, encoding MPVVLNIFLVSFSAVLTALAFPPYKLFYLAFISLMPFFWVICRARSYRGVLGYALLFGLLFYLLLLRHMLVLAEYSSLILIILGWLLLAFFQALFGAAAALLGKFVQRSAPAQNFSGVLWTLPAYAFAWVFFDWLRSLGVFGFTLGGLAYSQYLFPEFLQLARYTGPYGLTFVLVFLNVFGGTLAARFWPAEKTEKKIWLGASAALLVLLGFGLGLSSLCLTWHDIYQQLNDSHKVVTVFQPAIPQKVKLDETFWPALKKSYLEDIRDFSLNAKTDLLVLPETILGEFLLHNKEFMFALRDALDFSLVFGIPRQGDAGDGRYYNSVVLFNRYGGLTVLHDKKYLVPFGEYLPFKPLLHWLVADTGFFDSEYSAGETGADPGGDYAAAVCFESTFPYQLREQIRGGGRLILILTNDAWFGRTPLLDMHLSYAVLRAVENNRYTAQSANTGRSALIDNRGRILRMSEIDAKEFLTTETVLLTEKTVYTYFGELIIYLALVFFFLYFYLLLYAKGRGR
- a CDS encoding toxin; its protein translation is MRYVWDEQKNALLKQTRHISFEQVVLAIEERKVADVLDHPNQEKYKGQFFILTEVNGYIYVTPAELTAEGYFLKTIYPSRKYTQKYLRKD
- a CDS encoding antitoxin, giving the protein MKKTKFLDKAEKKLINSLEKDGWRPVGDLQEWQEKLAKAATATLTKDQRMNIRVTQSDLAGIKLRAVEEGLPYQTLISSIIHKYLTGRLVDSKIHA